Proteins found in one Salvia splendens isolate huo1 chromosome 10, SspV2, whole genome shotgun sequence genomic segment:
- the LOC121750135 gene encoding transcription factor BIM1-like isoform X2 has product MELPLGTEGRKATHDFLSLYSSSAAHTQQDPSPSQGGYLKTHDFLQPLERAGKHVTTTKEDIKATVVAVDRPPVPAPPASVEHILPGGIGTYSISYFNQMVLQPEGSMVTAQPSSTTRNDGNSNCSSSFTLWNESAVKKGKTGKENIATERHILREAGVNAVGGQWAPFMENPSQSSFNHKNNATNFSSFSSSQPSSSHQKNQSFMDMIMTSKNDQEDDDDDDDEEEEFTIKKEPSPHLKGNLSVKVEAKTIDQKPNTPRSKHSATEQRRRSKINDRFQRLREIIPNSDQKRDKASFLLEVIEYIQFLQEKVTRYDSSYNIWNREPSKMMKWRNCHGNEGFVELARGTSTDSAPASVFGKKFDESKAVVSPSLPISGQNRVDSDLSTATTLRERVVQPPESTSKAGAVHSPMQPNIFTLGSRTTSIPASPISPKQASGVEKTMARPPSQVRSCTTDNKMPEQELTIESGTINISSAYSQGLLSTLTQALQSSGVDLSQASISVQVDLGKKANGITHSSTFVSKEDEVDATLPRSATGKESGRATKKLRTS; this is encoded by the exons TCGCAAG GTGGCTACCTTAAAACGCATGACTTCCTGCAACCATTGGAACGGGCGGGGAAGCATGTGACAACAACGAAAGAAGATATTAAAGCTACGGTGGTTGCTGTTGATAGGCCTCCAGTGCCAGCTCCTCCGGCCTCGGTGGAGCATATTCTTCCTGGTGGCATTGGGACGTATAGCATCTCGTATTTCAATCAAATGGTGTTACAGCCTGAGGGGAGTATGGTTACTGCTCAGCCGAGTAGTACTACTAGGAACGATGGAAACTCAAACTGCAGTTCTAGTTTTACTCTGTGGAATGAATCTGCAGTTAAAAAGGGAAAGACAGGGAAGGAGAATATTGCCACAGAAAGACATATTCTGCGAG AAGCGGGTGTTAATGCGGTTGGAGGGCAATGGGCGCCATTCATGGAAAATCCATCACAATCCTCTTTTAACCATAAGAACAACGCCACAAACTTCAGCTCTTTCTCATCTTCTCA GCCATCATCGTCTCATCAGAAGAACCAAAGTTTCATGGATATGATAATGACATCTAAGAATGACCaagaagacgatgatgatgatgatgatgaagaagaagagttCACCATCAAGAAAGAGCCATCGCCCCATTTGAAAG GTAATTTGTCTGTGAAGGTTGAAGCAAAAACTATAGATCAGAAGCCTAATACTCCACGGTCAAAACACTCAGCTACAGAGCAACGAAGGAGGAGCAAGATTAATGACAG ATTTCAGAGGCTGAGAGAGATCATTCCTAATAGTGACCAGAAGAGAGACAAGGCATCGTTTCTCTTAGAG GTTATCGAATACATCCAGTTTTTACAAGAGAAAGTAACCAGATATGACAGTTCATATAACATCTGGAATCGTGAGCCATCCAAAATGATGAAATGG AGGAATTGTCATGGAAACGAAGGTTTTGTAGAACTTGCACGAGGAACAAGCACTGATTCTGCTCCAGCATCAGTATTTGGCAAGAAGTTTGATGAGAGCAAAGCTGTCGTCTCTCCCAGCCTGCCAATCAGTGGGCAAAACCGAGTAGACTCGGATTTGAGCACTGCTACTACTTTGAGAGAAAGAGTGGTTCAACCTCCTGAATCAACATCTAAAGCTGGGGCTGTTCATTCGCCAATGCAGCCAAATATCTTCACTCTTGGTAGTAGGACAACAAGCATTCCAGCTTCCCCAATTTCACCAAAACAGGCATCTGGTGTGGAGAAAACTATGGCAAGGCCTCCATCTCAGGTTCGATCATGTACCACCGACAATAAAATGCCAGAACAGGAACTGACTATTGAAAGTGGCACGATCAACATCTCAAGCGCCTATTCCCAAGG GCTGTTGAGTACTCTTACACAAGCGTTACAGAGCTCTGGAGTGGATCTATCCCAGGCCAGCATCTCAGTACAAGTCGATCTGGGGAAGAAAGCAAACGGCATCACACATTCTTCAACTTTCGTCTCCAAG GAGGATGAAGTCGATGCCACCTTACCGCGTTCTGCAACGGGGAAGGAGTCGGGGCGTGCTACAAAGAAACTAAGGACTAGCTGA
- the LOC121750135 gene encoding transcription factor BIM1-like isoform X1: MELPLGTEGRKATHDFLSLYSSSAAHTQQDPSPSQGGYLKTHDFLQPLERAGKHVTTTKEDIKATVVAVDRPPVPAPPASVEHILPGGIGTYSISYFNQMVLQPEGSMVTAQPSSTTRNDGNSNCSSSFTLWNESAVKKGKTGKENIATERHILREAGVNAVGGQWAPFMENPSQSSFNHKNNATNFSSFSSSQPSSSHQKNQSFMDMIMTSKNDQEDDDDDDDEEEEFTIKKEPSPHLKGNLSVKVEAKTIDQKPNTPRSKHSATEQRRRSKINDRFQRLREIIPNSDQKRDKASFLLEVIEYIQFLQEKVTRYDSSYNIWNREPSKMMKWQRNCHGNEGFVELARGTSTDSAPASVFGKKFDESKAVVSPSLPISGQNRVDSDLSTATTLRERVVQPPESTSKAGAVHSPMQPNIFTLGSRTTSIPASPISPKQASGVEKTMARPPSQVRSCTTDNKMPEQELTIESGTINISSAYSQGLLSTLTQALQSSGVDLSQASISVQVDLGKKANGITHSSTFVSKEDEVDATLPRSATGKESGRATKKLRTS; this comes from the exons TCGCAAG GTGGCTACCTTAAAACGCATGACTTCCTGCAACCATTGGAACGGGCGGGGAAGCATGTGACAACAACGAAAGAAGATATTAAAGCTACGGTGGTTGCTGTTGATAGGCCTCCAGTGCCAGCTCCTCCGGCCTCGGTGGAGCATATTCTTCCTGGTGGCATTGGGACGTATAGCATCTCGTATTTCAATCAAATGGTGTTACAGCCTGAGGGGAGTATGGTTACTGCTCAGCCGAGTAGTACTACTAGGAACGATGGAAACTCAAACTGCAGTTCTAGTTTTACTCTGTGGAATGAATCTGCAGTTAAAAAGGGAAAGACAGGGAAGGAGAATATTGCCACAGAAAGACATATTCTGCGAG AAGCGGGTGTTAATGCGGTTGGAGGGCAATGGGCGCCATTCATGGAAAATCCATCACAATCCTCTTTTAACCATAAGAACAACGCCACAAACTTCAGCTCTTTCTCATCTTCTCA GCCATCATCGTCTCATCAGAAGAACCAAAGTTTCATGGATATGATAATGACATCTAAGAATGACCaagaagacgatgatgatgatgatgatgaagaagaagagttCACCATCAAGAAAGAGCCATCGCCCCATTTGAAAG GTAATTTGTCTGTGAAGGTTGAAGCAAAAACTATAGATCAGAAGCCTAATACTCCACGGTCAAAACACTCAGCTACAGAGCAACGAAGGAGGAGCAAGATTAATGACAG ATTTCAGAGGCTGAGAGAGATCATTCCTAATAGTGACCAGAAGAGAGACAAGGCATCGTTTCTCTTAGAG GTTATCGAATACATCCAGTTTTTACAAGAGAAAGTAACCAGATATGACAGTTCATATAACATCTGGAATCGTGAGCCATCCAAAATGATGAAATGG CAGAGGAATTGTCATGGAAACGAAGGTTTTGTAGAACTTGCACGAGGAACAAGCACTGATTCTGCTCCAGCATCAGTATTTGGCAAGAAGTTTGATGAGAGCAAAGCTGTCGTCTCTCCCAGCCTGCCAATCAGTGGGCAAAACCGAGTAGACTCGGATTTGAGCACTGCTACTACTTTGAGAGAAAGAGTGGTTCAACCTCCTGAATCAACATCTAAAGCTGGGGCTGTTCATTCGCCAATGCAGCCAAATATCTTCACTCTTGGTAGTAGGACAACAAGCATTCCAGCTTCCCCAATTTCACCAAAACAGGCATCTGGTGTGGAGAAAACTATGGCAAGGCCTCCATCTCAGGTTCGATCATGTACCACCGACAATAAAATGCCAGAACAGGAACTGACTATTGAAAGTGGCACGATCAACATCTCAAGCGCCTATTCCCAAGG GCTGTTGAGTACTCTTACACAAGCGTTACAGAGCTCTGGAGTGGATCTATCCCAGGCCAGCATCTCAGTACAAGTCGATCTGGGGAAGAAAGCAAACGGCATCACACATTCTTCAACTTTCGTCTCCAAG GAGGATGAAGTCGATGCCACCTTACCGCGTTCTGCAACGGGGAAGGAGTCGGGGCGTGCTACAAAGAAACTAAGGACTAGCTGA
- the LOC121752393 gene encoding rhamnogalacturonan I rhamnosyltransferase 1-like isoform X1, whose translation MCRLKDCEESNRRRKWGIMGLKTAAFGGDRLEKLRNSGVVSRSRMKLWIIRATTSIFLWTCLVQLTALSETRGLRVLKGWPSCFSQESSAVALDGQSHLLRVLPPKRVYKNNGYLMVSCNGGLNQMRAAICDMVAIARYLNVTLVVPELDKTSFWNDPSEFQDIFDVDHFITSVRDEVRILKELPPRVKRRVQLGIIYTMPPVSWSDISYYHNQILPLIQKYKVVHLNRTDARLANNDQPMDIQRLRCRVNFSALRFTPQIEELGRKVIKILRQNGPFIVLHLRYEMDMLAFSGCTQGCGVDEVEELTQMRYAYPWWKEKVIDSDMKRKEGLCPLTPEETALTLRALDIDRNIRIYIAAGEIYRGERRLSSLRASYPNLVRKETLLESSDLRYFQNHSSQMAALDYLVSLESDIFVPTYDGNMAKVVEGHRRHLGYKKTVLLDRKLLVKLIDKYNLGLLNWDEFSTAVKDSHAQRMGNPTNRLVIPDRPKEEDYFYANPWECLQMQNEDEPQQVSSI comes from the exons ATGTGCAGATTAAAGGACTGCGAAGAGAGCAACCGACGGAGAAAGTGGGGGATAATGGGGCTCAAAACGGCGGCGTTTGGGGGCGATAGATTGGAGAAGCTGAGAAATAGCGGCGTCGTATCGAGATCGAGGATGAAGCTTTGGATAATTAGAGCGACTACATCGATTTTTCTGTGGACTTGCTTAGTTCAATTGACGGCATTGAGCGAAACTCGGGGGCTTCGTGTTTTGAAGGGATGGCCCTCTTGCTTCTCGCAGGAATCGTCGGCCGTCGCCTTGGATGGTCAATCGCATCTTCTGAGAGTTTTGCCTCCAAAGA GGGTCTACAAGAACAATGGTTACTTGATGGTTTCATGCAACGGAGGCCTGAATCAAATGCGGGCTGCG ATATGCGACATGGTAGCCATTGCAAGATATCTGAATGTTACATTGGTAGTTCCTGAACTTGACAAGACTTCATTTTGGAATGATCCTAG TGAGTTCCAAGACATATTTGATGTTGACCATTTCATTACATCCGTGAGAGATGAAGTTAGGATACTCAAGGAGCTGCCTCCAAGAGTCAAGAGGAGGGTTCAGCTAGGGATCATCTATACCATGCCCCCCGTTAGTTGGTCAGATATTTCATACTATCACAACCAG ATTCTTCCACTGATCCAGAAATATAAAGTTGTCCATTTAAACAGAACAGATGCTCGGCTTGCCAATAATGATCAGCCCATGGACATTCAGAGGCTCCGTTGCAGAGTTAATTTCAGTGCTTTAAGGTTTACTCCTCAGATAGAAGAACTGGGCAGAAAAGTTATTAAAATTCTTAGGCAAAATGGTCCATTCATTGTGCTTCATCTGAGATATGAGATGGACATGCTTGCCTTCTCTGGTTGTACACAAGGTTGTGGTGTGGACGAGGTGGAGGAACTAACACAAATGAG ATACGCTTACCCATGGTGGAAAGAGAAGGTTATAGATTCTGATATGAAACGGAAAGAAGGTCTATGTCCTTTGACACCAGAAGAAACTGCACTCACATTACGGGCACTGGACATAGATCGCAATATCCGGATTTACATAGCAGCTGGGGAAATCTATAGAGGAGAAAGAAGACTATCTAGTCTTAGAGCATCATATCCAAATCTG GTGAGGAAGGAAACATTGCTGGAGTCTTCTGACCTTAGGTATTTCCAGAACCACTCGTCTCAGATGGCGGCACTTGATTATCTTGTTTCACTGGAGAGTGATATCTTTGTTCCCACATATGATGGAAATATGGCTAAAGTTGTTGAAGGACATCGCAG ACATCTTGGATACAAGAAGACCGTTTTACTGGACAGAAAGCTGCTAGTCAAATTGATAGACAAATATAATTTGGGGTTACTGAATTGGGATGAGTTCTCTACTGCCGTTAAAGATTCTCATGCTCAACGCATGGGAAACCCGACCAATAGATTGGTGATTCCTGATCGGCCTAAAGAAGAGGATTATTTCTACGCCAATCCCTGGGAGTGTTTGCAAATGCAGAATGAAGACGAACCACAGCAAGTGAGTAGTATTTGA
- the LOC121752393 gene encoding rhamnogalacturonan I rhamnosyltransferase 1-like isoform X2 — MCRLKDCEESNRRRKWGIMGLKTAAFGGDRLEKLRNSGVVSRSRMKLWIIRATTSIFLWTCLVQLTALSETRGLRVLKGWPSCFSQESSAVALDGQSHLLRVLPPKRVYKNNGYLMVSCNGGLNQMRAAICDMVAIARYLNVTLVVPELDKTSFWNDPSEFQDIFDVDHFITSVRDEVRILKELPPRVKRRVQLGIIYTMPPVSWSDISYYHNQILPLIQKYKVVHLNRTDARLANNDQPMDIQRLRCRVNFSALRFTPQIEELGRKVIKILRQNGPFIVLHLRYEMDMLAFSGCTQGCGVDEVEELTQMRYAYPWWKEKVIDSDMKRKEGLCPLTPEETALTLRALDIDRNIRIYIAAGEIYRGERRLSSLRASYPNLVRKETLLESSDLRYFQNHSSQMAALDYLVSLESDIFVPTYDGNMAKVVEGHRRF; from the exons ATGTGCAGATTAAAGGACTGCGAAGAGAGCAACCGACGGAGAAAGTGGGGGATAATGGGGCTCAAAACGGCGGCGTTTGGGGGCGATAGATTGGAGAAGCTGAGAAATAGCGGCGTCGTATCGAGATCGAGGATGAAGCTTTGGATAATTAGAGCGACTACATCGATTTTTCTGTGGACTTGCTTAGTTCAATTGACGGCATTGAGCGAAACTCGGGGGCTTCGTGTTTTGAAGGGATGGCCCTCTTGCTTCTCGCAGGAATCGTCGGCCGTCGCCTTGGATGGTCAATCGCATCTTCTGAGAGTTTTGCCTCCAAAGA GGGTCTACAAGAACAATGGTTACTTGATGGTTTCATGCAACGGAGGCCTGAATCAAATGCGGGCTGCG ATATGCGACATGGTAGCCATTGCAAGATATCTGAATGTTACATTGGTAGTTCCTGAACTTGACAAGACTTCATTTTGGAATGATCCTAG TGAGTTCCAAGACATATTTGATGTTGACCATTTCATTACATCCGTGAGAGATGAAGTTAGGATACTCAAGGAGCTGCCTCCAAGAGTCAAGAGGAGGGTTCAGCTAGGGATCATCTATACCATGCCCCCCGTTAGTTGGTCAGATATTTCATACTATCACAACCAG ATTCTTCCACTGATCCAGAAATATAAAGTTGTCCATTTAAACAGAACAGATGCTCGGCTTGCCAATAATGATCAGCCCATGGACATTCAGAGGCTCCGTTGCAGAGTTAATTTCAGTGCTTTAAGGTTTACTCCTCAGATAGAAGAACTGGGCAGAAAAGTTATTAAAATTCTTAGGCAAAATGGTCCATTCATTGTGCTTCATCTGAGATATGAGATGGACATGCTTGCCTTCTCTGGTTGTACACAAGGTTGTGGTGTGGACGAGGTGGAGGAACTAACACAAATGAG ATACGCTTACCCATGGTGGAAAGAGAAGGTTATAGATTCTGATATGAAACGGAAAGAAGGTCTATGTCCTTTGACACCAGAAGAAACTGCACTCACATTACGGGCACTGGACATAGATCGCAATATCCGGATTTACATAGCAGCTGGGGAAATCTATAGAGGAGAAAGAAGACTATCTAGTCTTAGAGCATCATATCCAAATCTG GTGAGGAAGGAAACATTGCTGGAGTCTTCTGACCTTAGGTATTTCCAGAACCACTCGTCTCAGATGGCGGCACTTGATTATCTTGTTTCACTGGAGAGTGATATCTTTGTTCCCACATATGATGGAAATATGGCTAAAGTTGTTGAAGGACATCGCAG GTTTTAG
- the LOC121750154 gene encoding protein MICROTUBULE BINDING PROTEIN 2C-like, producing the protein MKGRMYESQQQHLLDSQDFGLDPKSWLSGGDLSCTLSSLSAAAATATANGGVDPVLFNNLVEMVPLVQSLIDQKSNSTFTRRGSMIYTKTPSRESLYKKTVGRSATLPTKKRRDQGDRNAANSQDIEDLSVSSRTLLSEKEREELTALRDQVEELKKQLSEKDGLLESAELVKNEIASIQTKYEELKNETAEKESLINSTQLQLSDAEVKLADKQAAVEKLQWEATTSNKKVERVQGDLDKVQGELSSFMLFIEGLTRNDSSISAEDYDDVLYPIDQNHDIDHEMDMQELEAARAAYITAVAATKELQNEESISAAARKRFHLQSLVLQQS; encoded by the exons ATGAAGGGGAGGATGTACGAATCTCAACAGCAGCATTTGTTGGATTCGCAAGACTTTGGGTTGGACCCCAAGTCATGGCTCTCCGGCGGCGACCTCAGCTGCACGCTCTCCTctctctccgccgccgccgccactgcCACTGCTAACGGAGGCGTCGATCCGGTCCTCTTCAACAACCTGGTGGAGATGGTCCCACTCGTCCAGTCGCTCATT GATCAGAAATCCAATTCCACGTTCACGCGGCGGGGTTCTATGATCTACACAAAGACGCCTTCTAGAGAATCCCTCTATAAAAAG ACAGTTGGAAGGAGTGCTACTCTTCCAACAAAAAAGCGCAGGGACCAGGGAGACAGGAATGCAGCCAACAGCCAAGACATAGAAGACTTATCAGTTTCCTCGAGAACATTGCTCTCTgaaaaggagagagaagaaCTGACGGCATTGAGGGACCAAGTAGAGGAGCTAAAGAAGCAGTTATCAGAAAAGGATGGACTTTTGGAATCAGCAGAACTTGTAAAGAATGAGATAGCTTCGATTCAGACAAAATATGAGGAACTTAAAAATGAGACTGCAGAAAAGGAATCACTAATTAATTCCACTCAACTACAGCTTTCGGATGCAGAG GTTAAGCTTGCCGACAAACAAGCAGCTGTTGAAAAGTTACAATGGGAGGCTACGACTTCCAACAAGAAAGTGGAGAGGGTCCAGGGAGATCTAGACAAGGTGCAAGGGGAGCTATCATCTTTTATGCTATTTATTGAAGGCTTGACAAGGAATGATTCTTCCATTTCTGCTGAAGATTATGACGACGTCCTCTATCCTATTGATCAAAATCATGACATA GATCATGAAATGGATATGCAGGAACTGGAAGCTGCAAGGGCTGCTTATATCACTGCTGTGGCAGCTACAAAAGAATTGCAAAATGAAGAATCTATTTCTGCTGCCGCAAGAAAAAGGTTTCATCTGCAGTCATTAGTTCTGCAACAATCTTAG
- the LOC121750187 gene encoding isoaspartyl peptidase/L-asparaginase 1-like — MGWAIALHGGAGDIPRSLPPDRRQPREAALRHSLQVGVAAIKAGRSPLDVVELVVRELEDHPHFNAGRGSVLTSDGTVEMEACIMDGNTKRCGAVSGLTTVKNAISLARLVMEKTPHIYLGFDGAEAFARDQIDYTEPLTKVEEVPPSNGDSQLGTVGCVAVDGKGNLATATSTGGLVNKMVGRIGDTPIIGAGTYANKLCAVSATGKGEAIIRATVGRDVAALMEYKRLSLKEAATYVIEECAPSRTTGLVAVSATGDVAMPFNTVGMFRACATEDGYTEVAIWEDETCG; from the exons ATGGGTTGGGCTATAGCACTGCACGGCGGCGCCGGTGATATCCCTCGCTCGCTGCCACCGGACCGCCGTCAGCCCCGAGAAGCAGCCCTCCGCCACTCTCTGCAGGTCGGCGTCGCTGCTATCAAAGCTGGTCGATCACCACTCGATGTCGTCGAACTCGTC GTCCGCGAATTGGAAGACCATCCGCACTTTAATGCTGGGAGAGGGTCTGTCTTGACAAGCGATGGAACAGTGGAAATGGAGGCTTGTATCATGGATGGGAATACGAAGCGTTGTGGAGCTGTTTCTGGCCTTACCACGGTCAAAAATGCAATCTCGCTAGCAAGACTAGTTATGGAGAAAACTCCTCATATATATCTTGGATTTGATGGGGCCGAGGCTTTTGCAAGGGATCAA ATCGATTATACAGAACCACTAACCAAAGTTGAAGAAGTGCCGCCTTCTAACGGAGACAGTCAACTTGGGACAGTCGGGTGCGTGGCTGTGGATGGGAAAGGAAACCTAGCTACTGCTACATCAACTGGCGGATTAGTGAACAAGATGGTGGGGAGGATAGGCGACACGCCAATCATTGGTGCAGGAACTTACGCCAACAAGCTGTGCGCCGTCTCTGCTACTGGCAAGGGTGAGGCTATCATCCGAGCCACAGTTGGCCGGGACGTCGCTGCTCTTATGGAGTACAAGAGGCTGTCTCTCAAAGAGGCAGCGACATATGTGATTGAAGAGTGTGCACCCAGCCGTACTACAGGTCTGGTCGCGGTGTCTGCAACGGGAGACGTTGCGATGCCATTCAATACGGTAGGCATGTTCCGAGCCTGCGCTACTGAAGATGGTTATACTGAGGTGGCAATATGGGAGGATGAGACGTGCGGTTGA
- the LOC121750188 gene encoding uncharacterized protein LOC121750188, with product MPGFCMSRAATHIRARVHSRVRVRSPSQHYQKTASFIKPQDKSDGVGEFSIESCMPESESGNRVMIVVDSHPEARVALEWALSHTVQSHDTIVLLHVARKEGNTNWEIDQTAYDLMNTSKNMCQQKRPEVHVEMAVREGKDKGATIVEEAKRARVSLLVLGQRKHSFLRRLQMIWANKRNGSRFVDYCIQNSNCMTIAVRRKHRKYGGYLITTKRHKNFWLLA from the exons ATGCCTGGCTTCTGCATGAGCCGTGCTGCGACACACATCCGTGCCCGAGTCCACAGCCGTGTTCGGGTCCGCTCACCCTCTCAGCACTACCAGAAAACTGCGAGTTTCATCAAACCACAAGATAAGTCAGATGGGGTCGGTGAGTTCAGCATCGAAAGCTGCATGCCTGAATCCGAATCAGGGAACAGAGTGATGATCGTGGTCGATTCCCACCCCGAAGCTAGAGTGGCACTTGAGTGGGCACTGTCCCACACGGTCCAGAGCCACGACACCATTGTTCTGTTGCATGTCGCCAGAAAGG AAGGGAATACGAACTGGGAGATTGATCAAACAGCATATGATCTTATGAACACCAGCAAAAATATGTGTCAACAGAAAAGACCAGAG GTGCATGTGGAGATGGCAGTCCGAGAAGGGAAGGACAAGGGGGCAACCATTGTTGAAGAGGCAAAACGAGCAAGGGTCTCGTTACTGGTTCTTGGACAACGAAAGCACTCATTTCTAAGGCGACTACAGATGATTTGGGCAAACAAGAGAAACGGGAGCAGGTTCGTGGACTACTGCATCCAGAATTCCAATTGTATGACAATTGCAGTTAGAAGGAAGCATAGGAAATATGGAGGATATTTGATCACTACcaaacgccacaagaacttctGGCTTCTGGCCTAG